CCGTGCCGCTGCTGTTCGAACAAGACGGCTTCCTGCACGGCTCGGTCGCGGCCGGACGCATGATTTGGTTCGTGTCGTTCACGGCCACGCTCACGTTCACGACGGAGACGCCGCGTCTCGTGTTAGGCATGGAATCGATGCTTCGCCCGATGCGGCGCCTCGGATGGAACCCGGACCGGTGGACGTTCATGCTCGCGGTGGCGCTGCGCTTCATCCCTTCTATCATGGAAGAAGCGGACATCGTCCTGAAGGCCCAGGCGTCGCGTGGGGTGGACTTCCGCGAACTGCCGTGGAAGTCTAAGGCGAAGGCGCTCGTGACCTTGCTCATTCCGATCGCCTCCGGCGCGTTCCGGCGGGCGTCGGAGCTGATCGACGCTTATGCCTCGCGGGGGTATCGCCCGGGCATGGAACGTACGCGGTACGAGGTGCTTGCGTGGGGGCGGGCCGATACTTGGTTTTTGTTAGGGTTCGCGGGAGCTATGGCGGCCGTCGTCTGGACCAACGCGTGGGCCGGGTGAGTCGGGGGCGCGCTCCTTTCTAAGGTGATGTCGTCTGCTCAGGCTGCGAGGGGGCAGGTTGTATTGTTTGCGCACCTTTCTAAGGTGATGTCGTCTGCTCAGGTAGAAGAGTAGGGGCATCACTTTACTTCGTTGTGGAGTGTTTTGTCGCAACATGGAGTAGGGCTGGATAGCGACTGACGACAACGCTAAGCACGGAGTGCGAATTGCGTAGTGCGTAG
The nucleotide sequence above comes from Paenibacillus antri. Encoded proteins:
- a CDS encoding energy-coupling factor transporter transmembrane component T family protein — its product is MRDTLRIGRFVEAGSWAHRLDPRSKLTAMFLYLAAVLFIDSWYGLAALSVVSFAGLLSTRIPLSKYLKTLKPLRFLIAFVFAVPLLFEQDGFLHGSVAAGRMIWFVSFTATLTFTTETPRLVLGMESMLRPMRRLGWNPDRWTFMLAVALRFIPSIMEEADIVLKAQASRGVDFRELPWKSKAKALVTLLIPIASGAFRRASELIDAYASRGYRPGMERTRYEVLAWGRADTWFLLGFAGAMAAVVWTNAWAG